One genomic region from Streptomyces sp. NBC_01431 encodes:
- the rfbB gene encoding dTDP-glucose 4,6-dehydratase, giving the protein MSSGHFLITGAAGFIGSHFVDDLLGPGSPPDLAVTVLDALTYAGDPAHLAPLSGDPRLRFVRGDITDAPLIRSLMEPGCVVVNFAAESHVDRSIADSGAFVRTNVTGVHVLLDAALAAGAGCFLQVSTDEVYGSIDQGAWTEESPLSPNSPYAATKASADLLALSYARTHGLDVRITRCSNNYGPRQHPEKLIPLFVTTLLAGGTVPLYGDGGNVRDWLHVSDHCRGIRLVLDRGHAGEVYNIGGGTGLTNRELTGMLLDACGANWTAVRTVEDRKGHDRRYCVDDGKLRRLGYRPLVPLAEGLAETVGWYAAAPAHR; this is encoded by the coding sequence ATGAGCAGCGGGCACTTCCTCATCACGGGCGCCGCCGGGTTCATCGGCTCGCACTTCGTCGACGACCTGCTGGGCCCCGGATCACCGCCGGACCTCGCGGTCACCGTCCTGGACGCGCTCACCTACGCGGGCGATCCCGCGCACCTCGCCCCGCTCTCCGGCGACCCCCGACTCCGGTTCGTCCGGGGGGATATCACCGACGCCCCGCTCATCCGCTCCCTGATGGAGCCCGGATGCGTAGTGGTCAACTTCGCCGCCGAGAGCCACGTGGACCGCTCCATCGCGGACTCAGGAGCCTTCGTCCGCACCAATGTCACGGGGGTGCACGTGCTCCTCGACGCGGCGCTCGCCGCAGGGGCCGGTTGCTTCCTCCAGGTCTCCACCGACGAGGTATACGGATCCATCGACCAGGGTGCGTGGACCGAGGAATCGCCCCTCTCCCCGAACTCCCCCTACGCGGCCACCAAGGCCTCCGCCGACCTGCTGGCGCTCTCGTACGCCCGGACCCACGGCCTCGACGTGCGGATCACGCGCTGCAGCAACAACTACGGCCCGCGCCAGCACCCGGAGAAGCTGATCCCGCTGTTCGTCACCACCCTGCTGGCGGGCGGAACGGTGCCGCTGTACGGCGACGGCGGGAACGTGCGCGACTGGCTGCACGTCTCCGACCACTGCCGTGGCATCCGGCTCGTGCTGGATCGCGGCCACGCCGGCGAGGTGTACAACATCGGGGGCGGCACCGGGCTGACCAACCGCGAGCTGACCGGGATGCTCCTGGACGCCTGCGGGGCCAACTGGACGGCGGTCCGCACCGTCGAGGACCGCAAGGGACACGACCGCCGCTACTGCGTCGACGACGGAAAGCTGCGGCGCCTGGGATACCGGCCCCTGGTCCCCCTCGCGGAAGGCCTGGCCGAGACCGTCGGCTGGTACGCGGCCGCGCCCGCCCACCGCTGA
- a CDS encoding nucleotide disphospho-sugar-binding domain-containing protein — protein sequence MRVLFAVFPATSHTLPVIPLAWALQNAGHEVRIVTHPDSTGPVTRAGLAAVPVGGSTDLRELADFRHNPALLGHAGGDLSVASPDCPDWGPKWFRMTRVFAGMRPLLEELTGIAVRWRPDLVLWDPFCLPAAVAARLSGAAHARVLWGRDNVAWLRQRSLRYLAQAQGGSWPDPLEEVMQQLLEPYGLTYEEELLLGQWTIDPLPPGVRLPAPDVRYESMRWATYSGGGRVPDWLHSKPVRPRVCLAWETGEPGALPQPGAGASLSEVLASLAELDVELVSTGDPAAPGSDVPGRVRLLDRLPLNQLLPGCSAIVHRGGSAVFSAAAHGVPQLVVPTPFWDEEGTAGYLEHRNAGRVLDRARCDPTTLRDALSALLADHRIHQRAGFLRDELALLPGPSELVPVLERLTSLHQRI from the coding sequence GTGCGCGTCCTGTTCGCCGTCTTCCCTGCGACATCCCACACCCTCCCCGTCATACCGCTCGCCTGGGCGCTGCAGAACGCGGGGCACGAGGTCCGGATCGTCACCCACCCCGACAGCACGGGGCCGGTGACGCGGGCGGGGCTCGCCGCCGTGCCCGTCGGCGGATCGACGGATCTTCGCGAACTCGCCGACTTCAGGCACAACCCCGCTTTGCTCGGCCACGCCGGCGGGGACCTTTCCGTCGCCTCCCCTGACTGCCCCGACTGGGGTCCGAAGTGGTTCCGGATGACACGCGTCTTCGCCGGTATGCGCCCCCTGCTGGAGGAGCTCACCGGGATCGCCGTGCGCTGGCGCCCCGATCTGGTCCTGTGGGACCCCTTCTGTCTCCCGGCCGCCGTCGCGGCCCGGCTGAGCGGAGCCGCGCACGCCAGGGTGCTGTGGGGCCGCGACAACGTCGCCTGGCTCCGGCAGCGGTCCCTGCGGTACCTGGCACAAGCCCAGGGCGGGAGCTGGCCGGACCCCCTGGAGGAGGTCATGCAGCAGCTGCTCGAACCGTACGGGCTGACCTACGAGGAGGAACTACTCCTCGGCCAGTGGACGATCGACCCCCTGCCCCCCGGAGTCCGGCTGCCCGCTCCGGACGTCCGGTACGAGAGCATGCGGTGGGCGACGTACAGCGGAGGCGGCCGCGTACCCGACTGGCTGCACTCGAAGCCCGTCCGCCCGCGCGTCTGCCTGGCATGGGAAACCGGTGAGCCGGGTGCGCTGCCGCAGCCGGGAGCCGGAGCATCCCTCTCCGAGGTACTCGCTTCCCTCGCGGAACTCGACGTGGAGCTGGTCTCGACGGGCGACCCCGCGGCGCCGGGCTCCGACGTACCGGGCCGGGTACGCCTGCTGGACCGGCTTCCGCTCAACCAGCTGCTCCCGGGCTGCTCCGCGATCGTTCACCGGGGCGGCAGCGCGGTGTTCTCCGCCGCGGCACACGGCGTACCCCAACTGGTGGTCCCCACGCCGTTCTGGGACGAGGAAGGGACCGCCGGGTACCTCGAGCACAGGAACGCGGGACGCGTGCTGGACCGCGCCCGGTGTGATCCCACGACCCTGCGCGACGCGCTGTCGGCCCTGCTGGCGGACCACCGCATCCACCAGCGGGCCGGGTTCCTGCGCGACGAACTCGCGCTGCTGCCGGGGCCCTCCGAGCTGGTCCCCGTGCTGGAGCGGCTGACCAGCCTCCACCAGCGGATCTGA
- a CDS encoding cytochrome P450 family protein: protein MTGPTTAPAGIDDPSFLADQHRHYARLRQSPGPRRVRNPQGLEYWLVTRHDEARTVLLDTRFSKDPQRASDALSAAGYGVSGAGSFFLPLVNSDPPDHTRLRRLVAGAFTPRRVAALAPAVERLTHELLDAMAEPDAGPAADGGPVDLMTALAFPLPVLVISELIGVPHGNRGALLTWAARMLTVTGSGATPGPAERTRRLHRWFAALVAAKRPRVRTDVPADEQPDLLSALVAAQAREQGLGDDELISLLVLLLLAGHETTTGMVGNAVDTLLRHPDQLALLRRRPELTASAVDELLRYETSLARTTLRVATQDVELAGVVIPAGAIVSVALAAANRDPEVFPRPDRLDITRARGPHLAFGHGIHFCLGAPLARLQTETVLTTLFGRHPHLAHADPDQPQAWRPIGDMRSLLTLPVRLGPRPPTRPGSGRPAAHPADRA from the coding sequence GTGACGGGGCCCACGACCGCGCCCGCCGGGATCGACGACCCGTCCTTCCTCGCGGACCAGCACAGGCACTACGCGCGGCTTCGGCAGTCGCCGGGGCCCCGCCGGGTGCGCAACCCCCAGGGGCTCGAGTACTGGCTGGTCACACGGCACGACGAGGCCCGGACGGTGCTGCTCGACACCAGGTTCTCCAAAGATCCGCAGCGCGCGTCGGACGCCCTGAGCGCCGCCGGGTACGGGGTCTCCGGCGCGGGCAGCTTCTTCCTGCCCCTGGTGAACAGCGATCCGCCCGACCACACACGGCTGCGGCGGCTCGTCGCGGGAGCGTTCACTCCGCGCCGGGTCGCGGCCCTCGCGCCCGCGGTCGAGCGCCTCACCCACGAGCTCCTCGACGCGATGGCGGAGCCGGACGCGGGCCCGGCGGCGGACGGCGGACCCGTCGACCTCATGACGGCCCTCGCCTTCCCCCTGCCGGTCCTGGTGATCAGCGAACTCATTGGTGTTCCTCACGGCAACCGCGGGGCACTGCTGACCTGGGCCGCACGGATGCTCACGGTCACGGGATCGGGAGCCACACCGGGCCCGGCGGAGCGCACCCGCAGACTCCACCGGTGGTTCGCCGCCCTGGTGGCTGCCAAGCGGCCCCGGGTACGCACCGACGTACCCGCGGACGAGCAACCGGACCTGCTGTCGGCGCTCGTGGCGGCCCAGGCGCGTGAGCAAGGGCTCGGCGACGACGAACTCATAAGCCTCCTGGTCCTATTGCTCCTGGCGGGGCACGAGACGACCACGGGGATGGTGGGCAACGCCGTCGACACCCTGCTCCGGCATCCCGACCAGCTCGCGCTGCTGCGCCGCCGGCCCGAGCTGACCGCGTCGGCGGTCGATGAACTGCTGCGCTACGAGACCTCCTTGGCGCGGACCACGCTGAGGGTCGCGACGCAGGACGTCGAACTCGCGGGAGTAGTCATCCCGGCAGGAGCCATCGTGAGCGTGGCGCTCGCCGCGGCCAACCGGGACCCGGAGGTCTTCCCCCGGCCGGACCGGCTCGACATCACCCGAGCGCGCGGCCCCCATCTCGCCTTCGGCCACGGCATCCACTTCTGCCTCGGCGCACCACTGGCCCGGTTGCAGACGGAGACGGTGCTCACCACCCTGTTCGGCCGCCATCCGCACCTCGCGCACGCCGACCCGGACCAGCCGCAGGCGTGGCGCCCGATCGGTGACATGCGGAGCCTGCTCACGCTCCCCGTACGTCTCGGGCCCCGGCCACCGACGCGGCCCGGCTCCGGCCGCCCGGCCGCGCACCCGGCAGATCGGGCATGA
- a CDS encoding macrolide family glycosyltransferase encodes MNGVGTAHIAFFALPGHGHVNPALGVVEELTARGHRVSFATTDRFAPVVAEAGAVPVRYESTMDGLPARDSAVDRADRFGSGDLAVVLRDLLRETLAALAPLDRAFAADRPDLVVYDDPSGWAARLIAARRGIPAVPYRTTFAASSEWSLAAHQTDVDPLDPEIVRVFHGIANLLDRLKVPLSPKALMTGSESGPALVFVPRAFQFKGETFGEDVHFAGPCLARRASEGGWVRGSDATGERPLVLVSLGTIHNDNAAFFQTCIDAFAELPWDIVMAVGNQITPTTLTNVPDHIDIRPHVPQLQILRQADLFITHAGMGSVMEALSFGVPMVAIPQMSEQRANADRLTQLGLGQLLHRDQTTPQTLRDTARHVLTDPTYRTNTHTMRHHITNAGGATTAADFLESLLGPASAAKEVRG; translated from the coding sequence GTGAACGGCGTCGGCACGGCACACATCGCGTTCTTCGCGCTGCCGGGGCACGGACACGTGAATCCGGCCCTCGGAGTCGTGGAAGAGCTGACCGCGCGCGGTCACCGGGTCAGCTTCGCGACGACCGACCGTTTCGCGCCCGTGGTCGCCGAGGCCGGAGCGGTGCCAGTGCGGTACGAGTCGACCATGGACGGCCTGCCCGCCAGGGACAGCGCGGTGGACCGCGCCGACCGCTTCGGCAGCGGCGACCTCGCCGTGGTCCTGCGGGACCTGCTGCGCGAGACGCTGGCCGCCCTCGCCCCGCTGGATCGCGCCTTCGCCGCGGACCGTCCCGATCTGGTGGTGTACGACGATCCGTCCGGGTGGGCGGCACGGCTGATCGCGGCGCGCCGCGGCATTCCCGCCGTGCCGTACCGGACCACCTTCGCCGCGAGTTCCGAGTGGTCCCTCGCCGCTCACCAGACAGACGTCGATCCGCTCGACCCCGAGATCGTGCGCGTGTTCCACGGCATCGCGAACCTCCTGGACCGGCTGAAGGTTCCCCTGAGCCCGAAAGCCCTGATGACCGGCAGCGAGTCGGGCCCAGCCCTCGTCTTCGTACCGCGCGCGTTCCAGTTCAAGGGCGAGACGTTCGGGGAGGACGTCCACTTCGCGGGCCCCTGCCTCGCGCGACGGGCCTCCGAGGGCGGGTGGGTTCGCGGGAGTGACGCGACGGGCGAGCGCCCCCTGGTCCTGGTCTCCCTCGGCACCATCCACAACGACAACGCCGCCTTCTTCCAGACGTGCATCGACGCCTTCGCCGAACTCCCCTGGGACATCGTCATGGCCGTCGGCAACCAGATCACCCCCACCACCCTCACCAACGTCCCCGACCACATCGACATACGCCCCCACGTACCCCAGCTCCAGATCCTGCGACAAGCAGACCTCTTCATCACCCACGCCGGCATGGGCAGCGTCATGGAAGCCCTCTCCTTCGGAGTGCCCATGGTCGCCATCCCCCAGATGAGCGAACAACGCGCCAACGCCGACCGCCTCACCCAACTCGGCCTCGGCCAACTCCTCCACCGCGACCAGACCACCCCCCAAACCCTCCGCGACACCGCCCGCCACGTCCTCACCGACCCCACCTACCGCACAAACACCCACACCATGCGCCACCACATCACCAACGCAGGCGGCGCAACCACCGCCGCGGACTTCCTCGAATCCCTGCTGGGCCCGGCGTCCGCCGCCAAGGAAGTCCGCGGGTGA
- a CDS encoding macrolide family glycosyltransferase — MSHIAFFNIPGTGHVNPTAGIVAELVARGHRVSYAVTTSQGAEVEKAGATLVPYESVMGAFRSTMTDLENNDRFTTGDFVQVLRGLVQETAALYPQLRRAFADDRPDVLIYDGLSGWTGRLLAENWGIPAVRSIPTLAANEHWSLGSDGEYAEFEPGHPGLNAVYGEIGAMLADIGVGYSAQEFFGSSESGPALVYIPRAFQFKGETFGEDVHFVGPCWSERQFDGEWVRGSDATGERPLVLVSLGTIHNDNAAFFQTCIDAFAELPWDIVMAVGNQITPTTLTNVPDHIDIRPHVPQLQILRQADLFITHAGMGSVMEALSFGVPMVAIPQMSEQRANADRLTQLGLGQLLHRDQTTPQTLRDTARHVLTDPTYRTNTHTMRHHITNAGGATTAADVVEALLTDARGQR, encoded by the coding sequence ATGTCCCATATCGCCTTCTTCAATATTCCTGGCACCGGCCATGTCAATCCGACGGCGGGAATCGTCGCGGAACTCGTGGCTCGTGGTCACCGCGTCAGCTACGCGGTGACCACGAGCCAGGGCGCCGAGGTCGAGAAGGCCGGTGCCACGCTCGTTCCCTACGAGTCCGTGATGGGCGCGTTCCGGTCCACCATGACGGACCTGGAGAACAACGACCGTTTCACGACGGGCGACTTCGTCCAGGTCCTCCGCGGCCTGGTGCAGGAGACCGCGGCGCTCTACCCGCAGTTGCGACGGGCCTTCGCCGACGACCGTCCCGACGTCCTGATCTATGACGGTCTCTCCGGTTGGACGGGCCGGCTCCTCGCGGAGAACTGGGGGATACCCGCCGTGCGCAGCATCCCCACGCTGGCGGCGAACGAGCACTGGTCCCTCGGCTCGGACGGCGAGTACGCGGAGTTCGAGCCCGGTCACCCGGGGCTCAACGCCGTGTACGGGGAGATCGGCGCGATGCTGGCGGACATCGGAGTGGGGTACTCCGCCCAAGAGTTCTTCGGGAGCAGCGAGTCGGGCCCAGCCCTGGTCTACATTCCGCGCGCGTTCCAGTTCAAGGGCGAGACGTTCGGGGAGGACGTCCACTTCGTCGGGCCGTGCTGGTCGGAGCGCCAGTTCGACGGCGAGTGGGTTCGCGGGAGTGACGCGACGGGCGAGCGCCCCCTGGTCCTGGTCTCCCTCGGCACCATCCACAACGACAACGCCGCCTTCTTCCAGACGTGCATCGACGCCTTCGCCGAACTCCCCTGGGACATCGTCATGGCCGTCGGCAACCAGATCACCCCCACCACCCTCACCAACGTCCCCGACCACATCGACATACGCCCCCACGTACCCCAGCTCCAGATCCTGCGACAAGCAGACCTCTTCATCACCCACGCCGGCATGGGCAGCGTCATGGAAGCCCTCTCCTTCGGAGTGCCCATGGTCGCCATCCCCCAGATGAGCGAACAACGCGCCAACGCCGACCGCCTCACCCAACTCGGCCTCGGCCAACTCCTCCACCGCGACCAGACCACCCCCCAAACCCTCCGCGACACCGCCCGCCACGTCCTCACCGACCCCACCTACCGCACAAACACCCACACCATGCGCCACCACATCACCAACGCAGGCGGCGCAACCACCGCCGCGGACGTCGTGGAGGCGCTGCTCACGGACGCGCGGGGGCAGCGGTGA
- a CDS encoding ABC transporter permease — translation MNHRPTIQEAPATTSGDGAPPARTRRTEPLLAKLRWGAGDAATITRRYLIHLRAAPERAVMALLLPLVFTLLFVYVLGSNMRVPEGDSYVDFLIPGMLAQMTVFGIAASASAVADDRDKGITDRLRSLPMSRTGVPVGQSLAESFGGLITLLVMAGCGLLVGWRPGASVTHVVAGLALLLFARYAFSWLGMWLGLVLPSRSATDLIGMLTFPLTMVSNIFVPSDGLPAGLRLAAEWNPVSAVVSAVRELFGNPVGTSADAAWPIVHPVAATLGWSFLLLAVFGPLAVSAYRSPKH, via the coding sequence GTGAACCACCGACCGACCATTCAAGAGGCACCGGCGACGACCAGCGGAGACGGGGCACCGCCCGCTCGTACGCGCCGGACCGAGCCCCTGCTCGCAAAGCTGCGTTGGGGCGCCGGTGACGCGGCGACCATCACCCGCCGCTACCTGATCCATCTGCGCGCCGCCCCCGAGCGAGCGGTCATGGCCCTGCTGCTCCCGCTCGTCTTCACCCTGCTGTTCGTCTACGTGCTCGGCAGCAACATGCGCGTCCCGGAAGGCGACTCGTACGTCGACTTCCTGATCCCTGGGATGCTGGCCCAGATGACGGTCTTCGGCATCGCGGCGAGCGCCTCGGCCGTCGCCGACGACCGGGACAAGGGGATCACCGACCGACTCCGCTCCCTGCCGATGAGCAGGACCGGGGTACCCGTCGGGCAGTCGTTGGCCGAGAGCTTCGGCGGCCTGATCACCCTCCTGGTCATGGCGGGTTGCGGGCTCCTGGTCGGCTGGCGTCCGGGCGCGTCCGTGACACATGTCGTGGCGGGGCTCGCCCTGCTGCTGTTCGCCCGGTACGCATTCAGTTGGCTCGGCATGTGGCTCGGCCTGGTCCTTCCGTCCCGGTCGGCCACGGACCTCATCGGCATGCTGACCTTCCCGCTGACGATGGTCTCCAACATCTTCGTGCCGTCCGATGGTCTGCCGGCGGGCCTGCGCCTGGCCGCCGAGTGGAACCCCGTGAGCGCGGTGGTGTCCGCGGTTCGGGAACTCTTCGGCAACCCCGTCGGCACGTCCGCCGACGCGGCGTGGCCGATCGTGCACCCGGTGGCCGCGACGCTCGGGTGGTCGTTCCTCCTGCTCGCCGTCTTCGGTCCCCTCGCCGTGTCGGCCTACCGCTCGCCGAAGCACTGA
- a CDS encoding ATP-binding cassette domain-containing protein yields MLPYTTGSRPSEAAIEVRGLRKLFGTTTALDGVDLTVAPGTVCGLLGPNGAGKTTLVRILATLSLPNGGHARVAGLDVTRDPARVRAAISLTGQYASVDELITGRENLEMFARLHRMRGPAVRRRAEELLERFGLQDAAGRAVRTYSGGMRRKLDLAVSLVVPPAVIFLDEPTTGLDPQSRYGLWDSVRELVRGGTTILLTSQYLDEADHLSDRIAVLGNPDGTGGRVIAEGTSSALKSSLGRGYIDLTVRHADQLARAAEALVRTAAGPVEVHHELRRVTLAAGRSTGPGTAVLTAALSELEASGVAVEDLALRRPTLDEVFISLMAAPGTTEKAA; encoded by the coding sequence GTGCTCCCCTACACCACCGGCAGCCGACCGTCCGAGGCGGCGATCGAAGTCCGCGGCCTGCGCAAGCTGTTCGGGACGACGACCGCCCTGGACGGCGTCGACCTGACCGTCGCACCCGGCACCGTCTGCGGTCTGCTCGGCCCCAACGGAGCGGGCAAGACCACCCTGGTACGGATCCTGGCGACGCTGTCGCTGCCGAACGGCGGGCACGCCCGGGTGGCCGGGCTGGATGTCACCCGCGACCCCGCCCGGGTACGCGCCGCCATCTCGCTGACCGGCCAGTACGCCTCGGTGGACGAGCTGATCACCGGCCGCGAGAACCTGGAGATGTTCGCCCGGCTGCACCGGATGCGCGGTCCCGCCGTCCGGCGTCGCGCCGAGGAACTCCTGGAGCGGTTCGGCCTCCAGGACGCCGCCGGGCGCGCCGTTCGCACGTACTCCGGCGGCATGCGCCGCAAACTGGACCTCGCCGTGAGCCTGGTGGTCCCCCCTGCGGTGATCTTCCTCGACGAGCCGACGACCGGCCTCGACCCGCAGAGCCGGTACGGACTCTGGGACAGCGTGCGCGAGCTCGTCCGGGGCGGCACCACCATCCTGCTCACCTCCCAGTACCTGGACGAGGCCGACCACCTCTCCGACCGGATCGCCGTACTCGGCAACCCGGACGGCACCGGGGGCCGGGTGATCGCCGAGGGCACCTCCTCAGCCCTCAAGTCCTCGCTCGGGCGCGGGTACATCGACCTCACCGTGCGCCATGCCGATCAGCTGGCACGCGCCGCCGAGGCCCTGGTCCGCACAGCCGCCGGGCCGGTCGAGGTCCACCACGAGCTGCGCAGGGTCACCCTGGCCGCCGGTCGCTCCACCGGTCCCGGCACCGCCGTGCTCACCGCCGCGCTGAGTGAACTGGAGGCCTCGGGCGTCGCGGTGGAGGATCTCGCGCTGCGCCGTCCGACGCTGGACGAGGTGTTCATCAGCCTGATGGCCGCACCCGGCACCACCGAGAAGGCCGCGTGA
- a CDS encoding glucose-1-phosphate thymidylyltransferase, with amino-acid sequence MKALVLAGGSGTRLRPITNTSAKQLVPIANKPVLYYGLEAIADAGIKDVGVIVGETAAEIERAVGDGSAFGLKVTYIAQPQPLGLAHAVLIAGEFLEDDDFLLYLGDNFILGGITSLVDEFRANRPDVQLMLTRVANPGAYGVATLTDTGRVAALEEKPERPHSDLAVVGAYLFTQAVHEAVRAIAPSERGELEITDALQWMLDQGRDVRPTVITGYWKDTGNVTDMLEANRCVLEVLEPAVEGTVSADSELIGRVRVCAGAEVRGSRIVGPALIGAGSSVVDSYVGPSTSIAEHCRITDSEIEFSIVLDHASITGVRRIDASLIGCHVEVAPAPRVPMSHRFVLGDHSKIRISS; translated from the coding sequence ATGAAAGCCCTTGTTCTGGCGGGTGGTTCGGGCACGCGGCTGCGGCCCATCACCAACACCTCCGCCAAGCAGCTCGTCCCCATCGCCAACAAACCCGTCCTCTACTACGGGCTGGAAGCGATAGCCGACGCCGGGATCAAGGACGTCGGCGTCATCGTCGGTGAGACGGCCGCCGAGATCGAGCGCGCCGTCGGTGACGGTTCCGCCTTCGGGCTGAAGGTGACCTACATAGCGCAGCCCCAGCCGCTGGGGCTCGCCCATGCGGTGCTCATCGCCGGCGAGTTCCTGGAGGACGACGACTTCCTCCTCTACCTCGGTGACAACTTCATCCTGGGCGGGATCACCTCGCTCGTCGACGAGTTCCGCGCGAACCGCCCGGACGTGCAGCTGATGCTGACCCGGGTCGCGAATCCCGGCGCCTACGGCGTCGCCACCCTCACAGACACGGGCAGGGTTGCTGCCCTGGAGGAGAAGCCGGAGCGGCCCCATAGCGACCTGGCGGTCGTCGGCGCGTACCTCTTCACGCAGGCCGTCCACGAGGCGGTCCGCGCCATCGCTCCCTCGGAACGGGGCGAGCTGGAGATCACCGACGCCCTCCAGTGGATGCTCGACCAGGGCCGGGACGTGCGGCCGACGGTGATCACCGGCTACTGGAAGGACACGGGCAACGTCACGGACATGCTTGAGGCGAACCGGTGCGTGCTCGAGGTCCTGGAGCCGGCCGTGGAAGGCACCGTCAGCGCCGACAGCGAACTGATCGGCAGGGTCAGGGTGTGCGCGGGCGCCGAAGTCCGCGGTTCGCGCATCGTCGGCCCCGCCCTCATCGGCGCGGGGTCGTCCGTCGTCGACTCCTACGTGGGCCCGTCGACCTCGATCGCCGAGCACTGCCGGATCACGGACAGCGAGATCGAGTTCTCGATCGTCCTGGACCACGCCTCCATCACCGGCGTCCGCCGGATCGACGCGTCACTCATCGGCTGTCACGTCGAGGTCGCCCCGGCGCCCCGCGTACCGATGTCGCACCGCTTCGTCCTGGGCGACCACAGCAAGATACGGATCTCCTCATGA